In a single window of the Littorina saxatilis isolate snail1 linkage group LG5, US_GU_Lsax_2.0, whole genome shotgun sequence genome:
- the LOC138967726 gene encoding uncharacterized protein translates to MVRTYKRKTQWTSKPVQNMKDAVEAVKEGLSFREAARMFSVSKSSLGRAMSRGKISSLTSQCNTRQVFTNAEEQELVEYIIQASKYGFPIDSMTLRSLAFDLANKNLKVCPPSWTRNKRAGEDWVLAFRKRHPEISIRIPEAVSLARMMAFNRNNVDEFFKKLQHLYEKHTLTPDRIFNTDETALMTSLKPTKVLAQSGVKQVSQVVSQERGELVTMLAIVNAIGNSIPPCLIFPRVNFHDHMTINAPPGTKGLGSRSGGWMTKSLFVECLEHFTEHVNCSPDNKVLLILDNHESHISLAAINHCREKGVVLLSLPPHCTHRMQPLDVGVFGPLKTEYNKALSRWMYMHPGTRTTIHHVSTILGSAYPRAFRMENIISGFKATGIYPLDSEMFSKELAEEAESAHLQEQPQEPTCQQEQLPEPPHQQEQPPASPLQQEQPRASPLQQEQPPSPPISVEEVESSFSHAPADVRPHASVPKNSRKRKGRPLGSSRILTDTPEKNIIEENVSAKKKKAEKTASQSRKRAPSQPAKATARRSKTPRTVLQATYHQGSSVFNDRTRGRQCVGMATSAVAYAEIKDMSTWTKEDLDLVLLFGDYMYQKMLDDEEDNVQGYLQLSDIPAQINLFNKNFHVSRSAHACGVVGLGPSFSEAFSLSGAIKRAFDNFPSMILVLKETSVMIHKSTDSFWLFDSHSRNQNGMPSANGKGVLMKFQDLDDLLKFLTEMSKAISSGVVTFDSAGFQVTETDDQPEQQPPDQPEQQPPDHPEQQPPDQPEQQPPDQPEQQPPDQPEQQPPDQPEQQPPDQPEQQPPGQPEQQQLQPEHEDEDVVCMFCLESWGKSKPNEPWICCSVCNQWCHEQCGQIDDPTSYKYSVYTPVTQRRRFYSVVTLSESVTNRGPNGGGSP, encoded by the exons ATGGTGAGAACATACAAGAGAAAGACGCAATGGACTTCAAAACCAGTGCAAAATATGAAGGATGCGGTGGAAGCTGTGAAAGAAGGTTTGTCATTTCGCGAGGCTGCAAGGATGTTTTCTGTGTCGAAAAGTAGCCTTGGGCGAGCGATGTCCCGTGGCAAAATCTCCTCCTTGACATCTCAGTGCAACACTCGACAAGTCTTTACGAATGCCGAAGAACAGGAGTTGGTGGAATACATAATCCAGGCTTCAAAGTATGGATTTCCTATCGATTCAATGACTTTGAGATCACTCGCATTTGATCTCGCAAACAAAAACCTAAAAGTCTGTCCTCCAAGCTGGACAAGGAATAAACGTGCAGGTGAAGACTGGGTCTTGGCATTTCGCAAAAGGCATCCAGAGATATCAATTCGAATCCCAGAAGCAGTCAGCTTGGCGAGGATGATGGCGTTCAACAGAAACAACGTTGACGAGTTTTTCAAGAAGCTTCAACATCTCTACGAAAAGCATACCCTGACCCCTGACAGGATATTCAACACGGATGAAACCGCTTTGATGACGTCCCTAAAACCGACTAAAGTCTTGGCGCAGTCGGGAGTAAAGCAGGTGTCTCAGGTAGTGTCACAGGAGAGAGGTGAACTTGTTACTATGTTGGCAATTGTCAATGCCATTGGAAACAGCATCCCGCCTTGTCTGATATTTCCGCGGGTGAATTTCCATGACCATATGACAATAAATGCACCTCCAGGGACAAAAGGACTGGGTTCACGTTCTGGCGGCTGGATGACAAAGTCTCTGTTTGTGGAATGTTTGGAACATTTTACTGAGCATGTCAATTGTTCGCCTGACAACAAGGTCTTGCTGATACTGGATAACCACGAGTCCCACATTTCCCTGGCAGCTATCAACCATTGCAGGGAGAAGGGGGTGGTGCTATTAAGCCTTCCACCACACTGTACACATCGGATGCAACCCCTTGATGTCGGAGTGTTCGGGCCTTTGAAAACTGAATACAACAAGGCCCTGTCAAGGTGGATGTACATGCATCCGGGGACGAGGACCACGATTCATCATGTGTCCACCATTCTTGGGAGTGCATATCCCAGAGCTTTCCGAATGGAAAACATAATCAGCGGCTTCAAAGCCACAGGAATCTATCCTCTTGACAGTGAGATGTTCTCCAAAGAGTTAGCAGAGGAAGCCGAATCGGCTCACCTACAAGAACAACCCCAAGAGCCGACTTGCCAACAAGAACAGCTACCAGAACCGCCTCATCAACAAGAACAACCACCAGCGTCGCCTCTCCAACAAGAACAACCACGAGCGTCGCCTCTCCAACAAGAACAACCACCATCTCCTCCAATATCAGTAGAAGAAGTAGAATCTAGCTTCTCCCATGCACCAGCAGATGTAAGACCACACGCTAGTGTTCCGAAAAACTCTCGCAAGCGTAAAGGACGACCTTTGGGATCCAGTCGCATTCTCACTGATACACCAGAAAAGAACATCATTGAAGAAAACGTCAgtgcaaagaaaaagaaagcagaGAAAACAGCATCTCAGTCCAGAAAAAGAGCGCCATCACAACCTGCCAAGGCCACTGCAAGAAGATCAAAGACACCACGAACAGTTCTACAGGCAACCTACCATCAGGGATCCAGTGTATTTAATGACCGAACGAGGGGCAGACAATGTGTTGGAATGGCCACTTCTGCGGTTGCCTATGCTGAGATCAAAGACATGTCGACGTGGACGAAAGAAGACCTGGACCTAGTTTTGCTTTTCGGCGACTACATGTACCAGAAAATGTTGGATGATGAAGAAGACAACGTACAAGGATATCTTCAACTGTCGGATATACCAGCACAGATCAACCTTTTTAATAAGAATTTTCATGTCTCCCGATCTGCACATGCATGTGGCGTGGTTGGTCTCGGTCCGTCATTCAGTGAGGCTTTTTCGTTGAGCGGAGCAATCAAGAGAGCATTTGACAACTTCCCATCCATGATACTCGTGTTGAAGGAAACATCCGTGATGATACACAAATCCACAGACAGTTTCTGGCTGTTTGACTCGCATTCACGCAATCAGAACGGCATGCCAAGCGCGAACGGGAAGGGCGTCCTGATGAAATTTCAGGATCTTGATGACCTTTTGAAGTTCCTGACTGAAATGTCAAAAGCAATCAGCTCTGGTGTGGTCACATTTGACTCTGCAGGATTTCAGGTTACCGAAACTGATGATCAACCAGAGCAGCAGCCCCCTGATCAGCCAGAACAGCAGCCCCCTGATCACCCAGAACAGCAGCCCCCTGATCAGCCAGAGCAGCAGCCTCCTGATCAGCCAGAGCAGCAGCCTCCTGATCAGCCAGAACAGCAGCCCCCTGATCAGCCAGAACAGCAGCCCCCTGATCAGCCAGAGCAGCAGccccctggtcagccagaaCAGCAGCAACTACAACCAGAGCAT GAAGATGAAGACGTGGTCTGCATGTTCTGCTTGGAGTCATGGGGAAAGTCCAAGCCGAACGAGCCGTGGATTTGCTGCTCCGTGTGCAACCAGTGGTGCCATGAGCAGTGTGGCCAGATAGATGACCCCACATCATACAAAT ATTCAGTGTATACCCCGGTCACACagagacgccgcttctactccGTTGTAACATTGTCGGAGAGCGTgaccaatcgtgggccaaacggtggaggatctccatga
- the LOC138966819 gene encoding NADH dehydrogenase [ubiquinone] 1 alpha subcomplex subunit 7-like isoform X2: protein MAAPRNITPLLAKLRDALIGRKYKNHLRFEGTIVARTQDPPNLPEGVSHKLSDNYYLTRDGRREVAPPEVIYTASRQLLESGEEGKVPALSKPVTPGHTHNWDI from the exons ATGGCGGCGCCTAGGAACATAACACCATTGCTGGCAAAACTAAGAGATGCATTGATTGGG CGCAAGTACAAGAATCACTTGAGGTTTGAAGGAACCATTGTAGCAAG GACTCAAGATCCACCAAATTTGCCTGAAGGTGTTTCCCACAAGCTGTCAGACAATTACTACCTGACGAGAGATGGCCGCAGGGAGGTGGCGCCACCTGAAGTGATCTACACTGCTAGCCGCCAGCTATTAGAATCTGGAGAAGAGGG gaaAGTGCCCGCTCTGAGCAAGCCAGTAACTCCAGGTCACACGCATAACTGGGATATATGA